A single Cottoperca gobio chromosome 5, fCotGob3.1, whole genome shotgun sequence DNA region contains:
- the cast gene encoding calpastatin isoform X8, translating to MGQILSWIRGPRDGQALQDVAVEEQSQPSQATPKPAAQVSTAKPAQFEKAGSAMATKPGVVTTATGGVTRSGVTAGGSASVGTAGKAKPETNTTVAGATVIDMSSAGATFVDMTSTGARSGPKEMSKTAAVSQVKATATVPSPAAGVAATRPKESPKGTAKSATATTTFNTAVPKLDTAKTTKPISTAAAGNVSVQGKKEATQTKVQVEVPPAAAKGAKEVDPFDALASILPSADPITPLLPVYTGPEVTEHDITSERGQKCGERDSTLPPGYRFEDMPPAPADYKPKDVPKPLSTDEALDSLSFGFTPSTASAAPQKQEKSQTSSAAASVSVCAPAPPADKKAKMEKVSDDFSLESLLPAVTATATKAAPPVAVCQAPPADKKAKMMDANPKTDAGVSMSLDALSALVDTLPEDKPKPELPKLRPEDIVSEDKHKKETGVFVGERDDSIAPEYRFNVDELKKLPAPKPEPTIGTGEALDFLSGDFTDSSAAPVVQAPLAKKAPAVPPVAVCPPADKKVKKENIPDDFALQAATATDDFSLDALSALSDTLPADVPKPEVPELRPEDIVSEDKHKKERGVFVGERDDSIAPEYRFNVDELKKLPAPKPEPTIGTGEALDFLSGDFTDSSAAPVVQAPSAQKHEDTLIVCYGPPPAVMASVITPVPLPTQTKVEDLSALDLLSGDFVSSTKTSGLQAPVPPPTKKTPEKTVCPLEQHRPVDVLHGRTPQAKPNQGGSLSLDALSALSDTLPEDKPKPELPKLRPEDIVSEDKHKKKKGVFVGERDDSIAPEYRFNEEQLKKLPAPEPEPTMCTGDALDILSGGFESSSAPVVQAPVITPSAPPAQSSADFSLDALAGEFVSSSAAPTVKSAVCVPTETAAELYPGADNAMDALSDTLKDITPAPQPVPPPAKDIVKEKKVVEERLVKMGERDDSLPPEYRPTKEMGEAPAPPKGKTMDDKTAMDLLSSDFGAAASKPAAPAASSAATTKLEPPVLDSKPLKPMTGAVLDSLSSTLLPDVPEFKPTDKPKGKSKSKSKSKKHQAEEPSPTEQLPAQQSSDVVPRSTKKEGKR from the exons ATGGGCCAGATATTGAGCTGGATCCGAGGCCCACGGGACGGCCAGGCCCTGCAAGATGTAGCCGTGGAGGAGCAg tcGCAGCCTAGCCAGGCCACACCCAAACCGGCAGCTCAGGTCTCCACTGCCAAGCCTGCACAGTTCGAG AAGGCAGGATCCGCCATGGCTACAAAGCCTGGGGTGGTTACCACAGCAACAGGCGGAGTCACACGAAGTGGTGTCACAGCAGGAGGAAGTGCTTCGGTTGGGACAGCAGGAAAAGCCAAACCAGAG ACTAACACTACGGTGGCAGGTGCTACTGTTATTGACATGTCGTCCGCTGGGGCTACCTTTGTTGACATGACATCAACTGGGGCGAGGAGCGGTCCTAAAGAGATGTCAAAG ACTGCTGCTGTTTCCCAAGTAAAAGCCACCGCTACGGTTCCTTCTCCTGCCGCTGGAGTGGCTGCGACCAGACCTAAAGAGTCACCCAAAGGCACAGCCAAG AGTGCCACTGCCACCACAACATTCAACACTGCTGTGCCTAAACTTGATACGGCTAAAACAACAAAGCCAATTTCTACGGCTGCGGCTGGAAATGTGTCTGtgcagggaaagaaagaagCGACACAAACAAAG gtgcaggtggaggttcctccagcagcagctaaGGGAGCCAAAGAG GTTGATCCATTCGATGCCCTGGCCAGCATACTGCCATCAGCTGATCCTATCACACCCCTCCTGCCTGTATACACAGGACCGGAGGTCACAGag CATGACATCACCTCTGAGAGGGGTCAGAAGTGTGGAGAAAGAGACAGCACGCTGCCTCCAGGCTACAGATTTGAAGATATG CCTCCAGCTCCTGCAGATTATAAGCCTAAGGACGTTCCT AAACCACTGAGCACAGACGAGGCCCTGGATTCTCTTTCATTTGGATTCACGCCTTCCACTGCTTCAGCTGCACCACAGAAGCAAGAG AAATCTCAAACCTCTTCAGCAGCCgcttctgtgtctgtgtgtgctccTGCACCACCAGCTGATAAAAAAGCCAAGATGGAGAAAGTTTCGGATGATTTCTCTCTGGAAAGTTTGCTTCCCGCTGTTACTGCCACTGCCACG AAAGCAGCTCCTCCTGTGGCCGTCTGTCAAGCTCCTCCTGCCGATAAAAAAGCCAAAATGATGGACGCCAATCCCAAGACTGATGCA ggtgtctctatgtctctggaTGCTCTCAGCGCTCTTGTTGACACGTTGCCAGAAGACAAACCAAAACCTGAACTCCCCAAACTCAGACCTGAGGACATCGTCTCG GAGGACAAACACAAGAAGGAGACGGGTGTGTTTGTGGGAGAGAGGGACGACTCAATTGCTCCAGAATACAGGTTTAATGTGGACGAACTGAAAAAACTGCCTGCTCCTAAACCTGAG CCGACCATTGGTACTGGTGAGGCTCTGGACTTTTTGTCTGGAGACTTCACGGACTCTTCAGCAGCGCCTGTTGTCCAGGCTCCTCTAGCAAAG AAAGCCCCGGCAGTTCCTCCTGTGGCTGTGTGTCCTCCTGCTGATAAAAAAGTCAAGAAGGAGAACATCCCTGATGATTTCGCTCTGCAGGCTGCAACTGCTACG GATGACTTCTCTCTGGACGCTCTCAGCGCTCTCAGTGACACGTTGCCAGCAGACGTGCCAAAACCTGAAGTTCCCGAACTCAGACCTGAGGACATCGTCTCG GAGGACAAACACAAGAAGGAGAGGGGTGTGTTTGTGGGAGAGAGGGACGACTCAATTGCTCCAGAATACAGGTTTAATGTGGACGAACTGAAAAAACTGCCTGCTCCTAAACCTGAG CCGACCATTGGTACTGGTGAGGCTCTGGACTTTTTGTCTGGAGACTTCACAGACTCTTCAGCAGCGCCTGTTGTCCAGGCTCCTTCAGCACAG AAACATGAGGACACTTTAATTGTGTGTTATGGTCCTCCACCTGCTGTCATGGCTTCTGTCATCACCCCCGTGCCTCTTCCTACACAG aCCAAAGTAGAAGATTTGTCAGCTCTGGATCTCCTTTCTGGAGATTTTGTGTCTTCAACTAAAACTTCTGGACTTCAGGCACCTGTCCCTCCTCCCACCAAGAAGACCCCAGAG AAAACGGTTTGTCCTCTGGAACAGCACAGGCCAGTTGATGTCCTCCATGGACGAACACCACAAGCAAAACCCAATCAG GGgggctctctgtctctggatgCTCTCAGTGCTCTCAGTGACACGTTGCCAGAAGACAAACCAAAACCTGAACTCCCCAAACTCAGACCTGAGGACATCGTCTCG gaggacaaacacaagaagaagaagggtgtgtttgtgggagAGAGGGACGACTCAATTGCTCCAGAATACAGGTTCAATGAGGAACAACTCAAAAAACTGCCTGCTCCTGAACCTGAG cccaCCATGTGTACTGGTGATGCTCTGGACATTTTGTCTGGAGGCTTCGAGTCCTCATCAGCTCCTGTTGTCCAGGCTCCTGTCATTACCCCCTCGGCTCCTCCTGCACAG TCCTCTGCAGACTTTTCTCTGGATGCCTTGGCGGGAGaatttgtttcctcctctgccgCTCCAACGGTGAAGTCCGCTGTTTGTGTTCCCACAGAAACTGCCGCAGAG CTGTACCCAGGAGCAGACAATGCTATGGATGCTCTGTCAGACACCTTGAAGGATATCACACCCGCCCCTCAGCCCGTCCCACCTCCTGCCAAAGACATTGTCAAG GAGAAAAAGGTTGTTGAAGAAAGGCTGGTTAAGATGGGGGAGAGAGACGACTCTCTGCCACCAGAGTATCGACCCACTAAG GAAATGGGAGAAGCACCTGCACCACCCAAGGGG AAGACTATGGATGATAAAACAGCCATGGACCTGCTGTCCAGTGACTTCGGTGCCGCTGCTTCCAAGCCCGCTGCACCCGCCGCATCATCTGCTGCCACAACAAAGCTGGAACCTCCTGTGCTGGACTCAAAGCCCCTGAAG CCAATGACTGGTGCTGTCCTGGACTCCCTGTCTAGCACTCTGCTCCCAGATGTCCCAGAGTTCAAACCTACAGACAAACCAAAG GGCAAGAgcaagtcaaagtcaaagtctAAA AAACACCAAGCAGAGGAGCCGTCTCCCACTGAACAGCTGCCCGCTCAGCAAAGCTCCGACGTTGTGCCGAGATCTACAAAGAAGGAAGGGAAGAGATAG
- the cast gene encoding calpastatin isoform X1, translating to MAYAAYWMSLQGGAAASPLEVHHSSRSPASHSTAGSYYGKSQPSQATPKPAAQVSTAKPAQFEKAGSAMATKPGVVTTATGGVTRSGVTAGGSASVGTAGKAKPETNTTVAGATVIDMSSAGATFVDMTSTGARSGPKEMSKTAAVSQVKATATVPSPAAGVAATRPKESPKGTAKSATATTTFNTAVPKLDTAKTTKPISTAAAGNVSVQGKKEATQTKVQVEVPPAAAKGAKEVDPFDALASILPSADPITPLLPVYTGPEVTEHDITSERGQKCGERDSTLPPGYRFEDMPPAPADYKPKDVPKPLSTDEALDSLSFGFTPSTASAAPQKQEKSQTSSAAASVSVCAPAPPADKKAKMEKVSDDFSLESLLPAVTATATKAAPPVAVCQAPPADKKAKMMDANPKTDAGVSMSLDALSALVDTLPEDKPKPELPKLRPEDIVSEDKHKKETGVFVGERDDSIAPEYRFNVDELKKLPAPKPEPTIGTGEALDFLSGDFTDSSAAPVVQAPLAKKAPAVPPVAVCPPADKKVKKENIPDDFALQAATATDDFSLDALSALSDTLPADVPKPEVPELRPEDIVSEDKHKKERGVFVGERDDSIAPEYRFNVDELKKLPAPKPEPTIGTGEALDFLSGDFTDSSAAPVVQAPSAQKHEDTLIVCYGPPPAVMASVITPVPLPTQTKVEDLSALDLLSGDFVSSTKTSGLQAPVPPPTKKTPEKTVCPLEQHRPVDVLHGRTPQAKPNQGGSLSLDALSALSDTLPEDKPKPELPKLRPEDIVSEDKHKKKKGVFVGERDDSIAPEYRFNEEQLKKLPAPEPEPTMCTGDALDILSGGFESSSAPVVQAPVITPSAPPAQSSADFSLDALAGEFVSSSAAPTVKSAVCVPTETAAELYPGADNAMDALSDTLKDITPAPQPVPPPAKDIVKEKKVVEERLVKMGERDDSLPPEYRPTKEMGEAPAPPKGKTMDDKTAMDLLSSDFGAAASKPAAPAASSAATTKLEPPVLDSKPLKPMTGAVLDSLSSTLLPDVPEFKPTDKPKGKSKSKSKSKKHQAEEPSPTEQLPAQQSSDVVPRSTKKEGKR from the exons caaggaggagctgctgcttcCCCACTTGAGGTCCATCATAGTAGCAGGTCTCCAGCCTCCCATTCCACTGCAGGGTCCTACTATGGCAAG tcGCAGCCTAGCCAGGCCACACCCAAACCGGCAGCTCAGGTCTCCACTGCCAAGCCTGCACAGTTCGAG AAGGCAGGATCCGCCATGGCTACAAAGCCTGGGGTGGTTACCACAGCAACAGGCGGAGTCACACGAAGTGGTGTCACAGCAGGAGGAAGTGCTTCGGTTGGGACAGCAGGAAAAGCCAAACCAGAG ACTAACACTACGGTGGCAGGTGCTACTGTTATTGACATGTCGTCCGCTGGGGCTACCTTTGTTGACATGACATCAACTGGGGCGAGGAGCGGTCCTAAAGAGATGTCAAAG ACTGCTGCTGTTTCCCAAGTAAAAGCCACCGCTACGGTTCCTTCTCCTGCCGCTGGAGTGGCTGCGACCAGACCTAAAGAGTCACCCAAAGGCACAGCCAAG AGTGCCACTGCCACCACAACATTCAACACTGCTGTGCCTAAACTTGATACGGCTAAAACAACAAAGCCAATTTCTACGGCTGCGGCTGGAAATGTGTCTGtgcagggaaagaaagaagCGACACAAACAAAG gtgcaggtggaggttcctccagcagcagctaaGGGAGCCAAAGAG GTTGATCCATTCGATGCCCTGGCCAGCATACTGCCATCAGCTGATCCTATCACACCCCTCCTGCCTGTATACACAGGACCGGAGGTCACAGag CATGACATCACCTCTGAGAGGGGTCAGAAGTGTGGAGAAAGAGACAGCACGCTGCCTCCAGGCTACAGATTTGAAGATATG CCTCCAGCTCCTGCAGATTATAAGCCTAAGGACGTTCCT AAACCACTGAGCACAGACGAGGCCCTGGATTCTCTTTCATTTGGATTCACGCCTTCCACTGCTTCAGCTGCACCACAGAAGCAAGAG AAATCTCAAACCTCTTCAGCAGCCgcttctgtgtctgtgtgtgctccTGCACCACCAGCTGATAAAAAAGCCAAGATGGAGAAAGTTTCGGATGATTTCTCTCTGGAAAGTTTGCTTCCCGCTGTTACTGCCACTGCCACG AAAGCAGCTCCTCCTGTGGCCGTCTGTCAAGCTCCTCCTGCCGATAAAAAAGCCAAAATGATGGACGCCAATCCCAAGACTGATGCA ggtgtctctatgtctctggaTGCTCTCAGCGCTCTTGTTGACACGTTGCCAGAAGACAAACCAAAACCTGAACTCCCCAAACTCAGACCTGAGGACATCGTCTCG GAGGACAAACACAAGAAGGAGACGGGTGTGTTTGTGGGAGAGAGGGACGACTCAATTGCTCCAGAATACAGGTTTAATGTGGACGAACTGAAAAAACTGCCTGCTCCTAAACCTGAG CCGACCATTGGTACTGGTGAGGCTCTGGACTTTTTGTCTGGAGACTTCACGGACTCTTCAGCAGCGCCTGTTGTCCAGGCTCCTCTAGCAAAG AAAGCCCCGGCAGTTCCTCCTGTGGCTGTGTGTCCTCCTGCTGATAAAAAAGTCAAGAAGGAGAACATCCCTGATGATTTCGCTCTGCAGGCTGCAACTGCTACG GATGACTTCTCTCTGGACGCTCTCAGCGCTCTCAGTGACACGTTGCCAGCAGACGTGCCAAAACCTGAAGTTCCCGAACTCAGACCTGAGGACATCGTCTCG GAGGACAAACACAAGAAGGAGAGGGGTGTGTTTGTGGGAGAGAGGGACGACTCAATTGCTCCAGAATACAGGTTTAATGTGGACGAACTGAAAAAACTGCCTGCTCCTAAACCTGAG CCGACCATTGGTACTGGTGAGGCTCTGGACTTTTTGTCTGGAGACTTCACAGACTCTTCAGCAGCGCCTGTTGTCCAGGCTCCTTCAGCACAG AAACATGAGGACACTTTAATTGTGTGTTATGGTCCTCCACCTGCTGTCATGGCTTCTGTCATCACCCCCGTGCCTCTTCCTACACAG aCCAAAGTAGAAGATTTGTCAGCTCTGGATCTCCTTTCTGGAGATTTTGTGTCTTCAACTAAAACTTCTGGACTTCAGGCACCTGTCCCTCCTCCCACCAAGAAGACCCCAGAG AAAACGGTTTGTCCTCTGGAACAGCACAGGCCAGTTGATGTCCTCCATGGACGAACACCACAAGCAAAACCCAATCAG GGgggctctctgtctctggatgCTCTCAGTGCTCTCAGTGACACGTTGCCAGAAGACAAACCAAAACCTGAACTCCCCAAACTCAGACCTGAGGACATCGTCTCG gaggacaaacacaagaagaagaagggtgtgtttgtgggagAGAGGGACGACTCAATTGCTCCAGAATACAGGTTCAATGAGGAACAACTCAAAAAACTGCCTGCTCCTGAACCTGAG cccaCCATGTGTACTGGTGATGCTCTGGACATTTTGTCTGGAGGCTTCGAGTCCTCATCAGCTCCTGTTGTCCAGGCTCCTGTCATTACCCCCTCGGCTCCTCCTGCACAG TCCTCTGCAGACTTTTCTCTGGATGCCTTGGCGGGAGaatttgtttcctcctctgccgCTCCAACGGTGAAGTCCGCTGTTTGTGTTCCCACAGAAACTGCCGCAGAG CTGTACCCAGGAGCAGACAATGCTATGGATGCTCTGTCAGACACCTTGAAGGATATCACACCCGCCCCTCAGCCCGTCCCACCTCCTGCCAAAGACATTGTCAAG GAGAAAAAGGTTGTTGAAGAAAGGCTGGTTAAGATGGGGGAGAGAGACGACTCTCTGCCACCAGAGTATCGACCCACTAAG GAAATGGGAGAAGCACCTGCACCACCCAAGGGG AAGACTATGGATGATAAAACAGCCATGGACCTGCTGTCCAGTGACTTCGGTGCCGCTGCTTCCAAGCCCGCTGCACCCGCCGCATCATCTGCTGCCACAACAAAGCTGGAACCTCCTGTGCTGGACTCAAAGCCCCTGAAG CCAATGACTGGTGCTGTCCTGGACTCCCTGTCTAGCACTCTGCTCCCAGATGTCCCAGAGTTCAAACCTACAGACAAACCAAAG GGCAAGAgcaagtcaaagtcaaagtctAAA AAACACCAAGCAGAGGAGCCGTCTCCCACTGAACAGCTGCCCGCTCAGCAAAGCTCCGACGTTGTGCCGAGATCTACAAAGAAGGAAGGGAAGAGATAG
- the cast gene encoding calpastatin isoform X5: MGQILSWIRGPRDGQALQDVAVEEQKHGNYRPLPLPRQNFYQSQPSQATPKPAAQVSTAKPAQFEKAGSAMATKPGVVTTATGGVTRSGVTAGGSASVGTAGKAKPETNTTVAGATVIDMSSAGATFVDMTSTGARSGPKEMSKTAAVSQVKATATVPSPAAGVAATRPKESPKGTAKSATATTTFNTAVPKLDTAKTTKPISTAAAGNVSVQGKKEATQTKVQVEVPPAAAKGAKEVDPFDALASILPSADPITPLLPVYTGPEVTEHDITSERGQKCGERDSTLPPGYRFEDMPPAPADYKPKDVPKPLSTDEALDSLSFGFTPSTASAAPQKQEKSQTSSAAASVSVCAPAPPADKKAKMEKVSDDFSLESLLPAVTATATKAAPPVAVCQAPPADKKAKMMDANPKTDAGVSMSLDALSALVDTLPEDKPKPELPKLRPEDIVSEDKHKKETGVFVGERDDSIAPEYRFNVDELKKLPAPKPEPTIGTGEALDFLSGDFTDSSAAPVVQAPLAKKAPAVPPVAVCPPADKKVKKENIPDDFALQAATATDDFSLDALSALSDTLPADVPKPEVPELRPEDIVSEDKHKKERGVFVGERDDSIAPEYRFNVDELKKLPAPKPEPTIGTGEALDFLSGDFTDSSAAPVVQAPSAQKHEDTLIVCYGPPPAVMASVITPVPLPTQTKVEDLSALDLLSGDFVSSTKTSGLQAPVPPPTKKTPEKTVCPLEQHRPVDVLHGRTPQAKPNQGGSLSLDALSALSDTLPEDKPKPELPKLRPEDIVSEDKHKKKKGVFVGERDDSIAPEYRFNEEQLKKLPAPEPEPTMCTGDALDILSGGFESSSAPVVQAPVITPSAPPAQSSADFSLDALAGEFVSSSAAPTVKSAVCVPTETAAELYPGADNAMDALSDTLKDITPAPQPVPPPAKDIVKEKKVVEERLVKMGERDDSLPPEYRPTKEMGEAPAPPKGKTMDDKTAMDLLSSDFGAAASKPAAPAASSAATTKLEPPVLDSKPLKPMTGAVLDSLSSTLLPDVPEFKPTDKPKGKSKSKSKSKKHQAEEPSPTEQLPAQQSSDVVPRSTKKEGKR; this comes from the exons ATGGGCCAGATATTGAGCTGGATCCGAGGCCCACGGGACGGCCAGGCCCTGCAAGATGTAGCCGTGGAGGAGCAg aaacacgGCAACTATCGACCCCTTCCCTTACCCCGACAAAATTTCTACCAG tcGCAGCCTAGCCAGGCCACACCCAAACCGGCAGCTCAGGTCTCCACTGCCAAGCCTGCACAGTTCGAG AAGGCAGGATCCGCCATGGCTACAAAGCCTGGGGTGGTTACCACAGCAACAGGCGGAGTCACACGAAGTGGTGTCACAGCAGGAGGAAGTGCTTCGGTTGGGACAGCAGGAAAAGCCAAACCAGAG ACTAACACTACGGTGGCAGGTGCTACTGTTATTGACATGTCGTCCGCTGGGGCTACCTTTGTTGACATGACATCAACTGGGGCGAGGAGCGGTCCTAAAGAGATGTCAAAG ACTGCTGCTGTTTCCCAAGTAAAAGCCACCGCTACGGTTCCTTCTCCTGCCGCTGGAGTGGCTGCGACCAGACCTAAAGAGTCACCCAAAGGCACAGCCAAG AGTGCCACTGCCACCACAACATTCAACACTGCTGTGCCTAAACTTGATACGGCTAAAACAACAAAGCCAATTTCTACGGCTGCGGCTGGAAATGTGTCTGtgcagggaaagaaagaagCGACACAAACAAAG gtgcaggtggaggttcctccagcagcagctaaGGGAGCCAAAGAG GTTGATCCATTCGATGCCCTGGCCAGCATACTGCCATCAGCTGATCCTATCACACCCCTCCTGCCTGTATACACAGGACCGGAGGTCACAGag CATGACATCACCTCTGAGAGGGGTCAGAAGTGTGGAGAAAGAGACAGCACGCTGCCTCCAGGCTACAGATTTGAAGATATG CCTCCAGCTCCTGCAGATTATAAGCCTAAGGACGTTCCT AAACCACTGAGCACAGACGAGGCCCTGGATTCTCTTTCATTTGGATTCACGCCTTCCACTGCTTCAGCTGCACCACAGAAGCAAGAG AAATCTCAAACCTCTTCAGCAGCCgcttctgtgtctgtgtgtgctccTGCACCACCAGCTGATAAAAAAGCCAAGATGGAGAAAGTTTCGGATGATTTCTCTCTGGAAAGTTTGCTTCCCGCTGTTACTGCCACTGCCACG AAAGCAGCTCCTCCTGTGGCCGTCTGTCAAGCTCCTCCTGCCGATAAAAAAGCCAAAATGATGGACGCCAATCCCAAGACTGATGCA ggtgtctctatgtctctggaTGCTCTCAGCGCTCTTGTTGACACGTTGCCAGAAGACAAACCAAAACCTGAACTCCCCAAACTCAGACCTGAGGACATCGTCTCG GAGGACAAACACAAGAAGGAGACGGGTGTGTTTGTGGGAGAGAGGGACGACTCAATTGCTCCAGAATACAGGTTTAATGTGGACGAACTGAAAAAACTGCCTGCTCCTAAACCTGAG CCGACCATTGGTACTGGTGAGGCTCTGGACTTTTTGTCTGGAGACTTCACGGACTCTTCAGCAGCGCCTGTTGTCCAGGCTCCTCTAGCAAAG AAAGCCCCGGCAGTTCCTCCTGTGGCTGTGTGTCCTCCTGCTGATAAAAAAGTCAAGAAGGAGAACATCCCTGATGATTTCGCTCTGCAGGCTGCAACTGCTACG GATGACTTCTCTCTGGACGCTCTCAGCGCTCTCAGTGACACGTTGCCAGCAGACGTGCCAAAACCTGAAGTTCCCGAACTCAGACCTGAGGACATCGTCTCG GAGGACAAACACAAGAAGGAGAGGGGTGTGTTTGTGGGAGAGAGGGACGACTCAATTGCTCCAGAATACAGGTTTAATGTGGACGAACTGAAAAAACTGCCTGCTCCTAAACCTGAG CCGACCATTGGTACTGGTGAGGCTCTGGACTTTTTGTCTGGAGACTTCACAGACTCTTCAGCAGCGCCTGTTGTCCAGGCTCCTTCAGCACAG AAACATGAGGACACTTTAATTGTGTGTTATGGTCCTCCACCTGCTGTCATGGCTTCTGTCATCACCCCCGTGCCTCTTCCTACACAG aCCAAAGTAGAAGATTTGTCAGCTCTGGATCTCCTTTCTGGAGATTTTGTGTCTTCAACTAAAACTTCTGGACTTCAGGCACCTGTCCCTCCTCCCACCAAGAAGACCCCAGAG AAAACGGTTTGTCCTCTGGAACAGCACAGGCCAGTTGATGTCCTCCATGGACGAACACCACAAGCAAAACCCAATCAG GGgggctctctgtctctggatgCTCTCAGTGCTCTCAGTGACACGTTGCCAGAAGACAAACCAAAACCTGAACTCCCCAAACTCAGACCTGAGGACATCGTCTCG gaggacaaacacaagaagaagaagggtgtgtttgtgggagAGAGGGACGACTCAATTGCTCCAGAATACAGGTTCAATGAGGAACAACTCAAAAAACTGCCTGCTCCTGAACCTGAG cccaCCATGTGTACTGGTGATGCTCTGGACATTTTGTCTGGAGGCTTCGAGTCCTCATCAGCTCCTGTTGTCCAGGCTCCTGTCATTACCCCCTCGGCTCCTCCTGCACAG TCCTCTGCAGACTTTTCTCTGGATGCCTTGGCGGGAGaatttgtttcctcctctgccgCTCCAACGGTGAAGTCCGCTGTTTGTGTTCCCACAGAAACTGCCGCAGAG CTGTACCCAGGAGCAGACAATGCTATGGATGCTCTGTCAGACACCTTGAAGGATATCACACCCGCCCCTCAGCCCGTCCCACCTCCTGCCAAAGACATTGTCAAG GAGAAAAAGGTTGTTGAAGAAAGGCTGGTTAAGATGGGGGAGAGAGACGACTCTCTGCCACCAGAGTATCGACCCACTAAG GAAATGGGAGAAGCACCTGCACCACCCAAGGGG AAGACTATGGATGATAAAACAGCCATGGACCTGCTGTCCAGTGACTTCGGTGCCGCTGCTTCCAAGCCCGCTGCACCCGCCGCATCATCTGCTGCCACAACAAAGCTGGAACCTCCTGTGCTGGACTCAAAGCCCCTGAAG CCAATGACTGGTGCTGTCCTGGACTCCCTGTCTAGCACTCTGCTCCCAGATGTCCCAGAGTTCAAACCTACAGACAAACCAAAG GGCAAGAgcaagtcaaagtcaaagtctAAA AAACACCAAGCAGAGGAGCCGTCTCCCACTGAACAGCTGCCCGCTCAGCAAAGCTCCGACGTTGTGCCGAGATCTACAAAGAAGGAAGGGAAGAGATAG